The following are encoded in a window of Impatiens glandulifera chromosome 5, dImpGla2.1, whole genome shotgun sequence genomic DNA:
- the LOC124940345 gene encoding glutathione S-transferase U17-like, with translation MNGKGSVKLLGSSPSPFVNRVQISLKLKSIEHEFLLETFGSKSELLLKSNPVHKKIPVLIHDDKPISESLIIIQYIDEQWSSGHSIFPADPYDRAITRFWAAYVDDKLIPSFRDFLMASEKERPAILEKLNEGLGFLDVAFVKFSKGKLFFGGNDISYLDIAFGSFLGCLKAIEKLREVSLLDESKTPHLVVWAESFLSHEAVKGFILDTDTLVEKISHELNMIKSMVDNK, from the exons ATGAATGGAAAAGGTTCAGTAAAGCTTTTAGGGTCATCCCCGAGCCCATTCGTGAACCGAGTTCAAATCTCCCTCAAACTCAAATCAATTGAGCATGAATTTCTACTAGAAACATTTGGCTCAAAGAGTGAACTTCTTCTAAAATCGAATCCTGTTCACAAGAAAATCCCGGTATTGATTCATGATGATAAACCCATCTCCGAATCACTTATCATAATACAATACATCGATGAACAATGGTCATCAGGTCATTCAATCTTCCCCGCCGATCCATACGACCGAGCCATCACCCGTTTCTGGGCTGCCTATGTTGACGACAAG TTGATCCCTTCTTTTAGAGACTTTCTCATGGCGTCAGAGAAAGAAAGACCGGCGATATTGGAGAAACTGAATGAAGGTTTAGGGTTCTTAGATGTAGCTTTTGTTAAATTCAGTAAAGGTAAGTTATTCTTTGGAGGAAACGATATTTCGTATTTGGATATTGCGTTTGGTAGTTTCTTGGGGTGTTTGAAGGCGATTGAGAAATTGAGAGAAGTGAGTTTGTTGGATGAATCTAAAACGCCTCATCTTGTGGTTTGGGCAGAGAGTTTCCTTTCTCATGAGGCTGTCAAGGGTTTCATATTAGACACAGACACACTTGTCGAGAAGATTTCACATGAGCTTAACATGATTAAATCCATGGTCGACAACAAATGA